The Acidobacteriota bacterium genome has a segment encoding these proteins:
- a CDS encoding efflux RND transporter permease subunit produces MKFLIDRPIATAMVFLALLATGVYSFLNTPIELAPKETFPQLSIITSWPGVPPEVIQAQVTAPLEEACAAVKGITRMSSASEIGASRITLEFGPKTDMEFATLALREELTKARPLLPARVRPYVQPYVPEDFRVRPFLSYTVSGPYALQELQEVVKEKLEIGLGAVRGVSGVEVAGGAEPEIRVTLDEDRVRALGLHPYTVNSAIGARLGTYPTGRVRRGSQEFLFKFADRIDGLDELRRTVVAHSGQNPILVQDLARVEVTYAEILQIHRINGQPTVSLTVSKERGANTLRVAAAVKKRLETVRADLPPNLVFKQVDDESDDIRKNLNDLYLLAGLITVIVFVMIFVVLRRFTPSLLILSSIAFSVVITFNLLYAFGISLNMLTLGALALGFGMFVDNSIVVFENALRLREGGMDPRQAAVEGPRQVFVAVLASTLTTMAVFFSFPFFQGKLKLYYQPLAIVVASSIAASLLVSYTLVPALSPLVLKKRRGAAAGAERRSPRFEKALAALVRHPLEVLLVVAALLAGSYKWFRAEVPTGRWGSWYSKEYLYVHVGMPPGTDIARTDETIRAFEDKVMAQGYEKEMNVDVAPESAYARIGFPPGIERSYRPYALKEELIQLATQFAGIDISVSGFDPQYYSSSMGAGTYYSSRIKFFGYNLKKLKEITGDLEKTLRRNPRIKEVRTVSSRYGWWRGDTFEDVLKIDKTALKSYDVDPAYLYFALQTMIQGTFGQPARIRTEGRDITVSVKYPDAATLDMRTLSESLFRTRGGEYLRLGQIASFVESPIPGSIDRENQQFQQTIMWEFRGPSKAEERYRKAVFNSLQLPPGFSASLEESWAVTREEQKQINFAIAAALVIIFMILAALYESFILPFLIMLAVPLSLIGVFAAFVVAREPFDPTAYIGVILLSGIVVNNAILLVDHINARRREGLGLIEAVVRGTKDRVRPIFMTTMTTVFGMLPMLLISAQENKRQIWTSLALCTVGGMTSSTLLILIVIPVLYYHWDGLRAWGAEKAREARDLFGPRRAGGAAPRENDPFADRRG; encoded by the coding sequence ATGAAGTTCCTGATCGACCGGCCCATCGCCACGGCCATGGTCTTCCTGGCCCTGCTGGCCACCGGCGTCTATTCGTTCCTGAACACGCCGATCGAGCTGGCGCCCAAGGAGACGTTCCCCCAGCTCAGCATCATCACCAGCTGGCCCGGCGTGCCGCCCGAGGTCATCCAGGCCCAGGTGACGGCCCCGCTCGAAGAGGCCTGCGCGGCGGTCAAGGGCATCACCAGGATGAGCTCGGCGTCCGAGATCGGCGCTTCCCGGATCACGCTCGAATTCGGCCCCAAGACGGACATGGAGTTCGCGACGCTGGCCCTGCGCGAAGAGCTGACCAAGGCCCGCCCGCTCCTGCCGGCCCGGGTCCGGCCCTATGTCCAGCCCTACGTACCGGAGGATTTCCGGGTCCGGCCGTTCCTCTCCTACACGGTCTCGGGCCCCTACGCTCTCCAGGAGCTCCAGGAGGTCGTGAAAGAGAAGCTCGAGATCGGCCTGGGCGCCGTCCGGGGCGTCTCCGGCGTCGAGGTCGCCGGCGGCGCGGAGCCGGAGATCCGGGTGACGCTCGACGAGGACCGGGTCAGGGCCCTCGGGCTCCACCCCTATACGGTCAACTCGGCCATCGGGGCCCGGCTGGGCACCTACCCGACGGGCCGGGTCCGGCGCGGCAGCCAGGAGTTCCTGTTCAAGTTCGCCGACCGCATCGACGGCCTGGACGAGCTCCGCCGGACGGTCGTCGCCCACTCCGGCCAGAACCCGATCCTCGTCCAGGACCTGGCCAGGGTCGAGGTGACCTACGCCGAGATCCTGCAGATCCACCGCATCAACGGCCAGCCCACGGTCAGCCTGACCGTCTCCAAGGAGCGCGGGGCCAACACCCTGCGCGTGGCCGCCGCCGTCAAGAAGAGGCTCGAGACCGTCAGGGCGGATCTCCCGCCCAACCTCGTCTTCAAGCAGGTCGACGACGAGAGCGACGATATCCGCAAGAACCTCAACGACCTCTACCTCCTGGCCGGGCTGATCACGGTCATCGTCTTCGTCATGATCTTCGTCGTCCTGCGGCGGTTCACGCCCTCGCTGCTCATCCTGTCCTCGATCGCCTTCTCGGTCGTCATCACCTTCAACCTTCTCTACGCCTTCGGCATCTCGCTCAACATGCTGACCCTCGGGGCCCTGGCCCTCGGCTTCGGCATGTTCGTCGACAACTCCATCGTCGTCTTCGAGAACGCGCTGCGCCTGCGCGAGGGCGGCATGGACCCGCGCCAGGCGGCCGTGGAAGGGCCCCGGCAGGTGTTCGTCGCCGTGCTGGCCTCGACGCTGACGACCATGGCCGTCTTCTTCAGCTTCCCCTTCTTCCAGGGCAAGCTCAAGCTCTATTACCAGCCGCTGGCCATCGTCGTCGCCTCGTCCATCGCGGCCTCGCTCCTCGTCTCGTACACGCTGGTGCCGGCCCTGAGCCCGCTCGTGCTCAAGAAAAGAAGAGGGGCGGCCGCCGGGGCCGAGAGGAGAAGCCCCCGCTTCGAGAAGGCCCTGGCCGCCCTCGTCCGCCATCCCCTCGAGGTCCTGCTCGTCGTCGCGGCCCTCCTCGCCGGGTCCTACAAGTGGTTCCGGGCCGAGGTGCCGACGGGCCGCTGGGGGTCCTGGTATTCGAAGGAATATCTCTACGTCCACGTCGGCATGCCGCCCGGCACCGACATCGCCCGCACCGACGAGACCATCCGGGCCTTCGAGGACAAGGTCATGGCCCAGGGCTATGAGAAGGAGATGAACGTAGACGTCGCCCCGGAAAGCGCCTACGCCCGCATCGGGTTCCCGCCCGGGATCGAGAGGTCCTACCGGCCGTACGCGCTGAAGGAGGAGCTCATCCAGCTGGCCACCCAGTTCGCCGGCATCGACATCAGCGTCTCCGGCTTCGACCCGCAGTACTACTCCTCGAGCATGGGCGCGGGCACCTATTACAGCTCGCGGATCAAGTTCTTCGGCTACAACCTCAAGAAGCTCAAGGAGATCACGGGAGACCTGGAGAAGACCCTGCGCCGCAATCCCCGGATCAAGGAGGTCCGGACGGTCTCCAGCCGCTACGGCTGGTGGCGCGGAGACACGTTCGAGGACGTCCTCAAGATCGACAAGACGGCCCTCAAGAGCTACGACGTCGATCCCGCCTATCTCTACTTCGCCCTGCAGACCATGATCCAGGGGACGTTCGGCCAGCCGGCCCGGATCCGCACTGAGGGCCGGGACATCACCGTCTCGGTCAAGTACCCCGACGCGGCGACGCTCGACATGCGGACCCTGTCCGAATCCCTCTTCCGGACGCGGGGCGGGGAGTATCTGCGGCTCGGCCAGATCGCCTCCTTCGTCGAGTCGCCCATCCCCGGCTCCATCGACCGCGAGAACCAGCAGTTCCAGCAGACCATCATGTGGGAGTTCCGCGGCCCGTCCAAGGCGGAGGAGCGCTACCGCAAGGCCGTCTTCAACTCGCTCCAGCTGCCGCCCGGCTTCTCGGCCAGCCTCGAAGAAAGCTGGGCCGTGACCAGGGAGGAGCAGAAGCAGATCAACTTCGCCATCGCCGCGGCCCTGGTCATCATCTTCATGATCCTGGCCGCGCTCTACGAGTCGTTCATCCTGCCGTTCCTCATCATGCTGGCCGTGCCGCTCTCGCTCATCGGCGTCTTCGCGGCCTTCGTCGTGGCCAGGGAGCCGTTCGACCCGACGGCCTACATCGGCGTCATCCTGCTCTCGGGCATCGTCGTCAACAACGCCATCCTGCTCGTCGACCACATCAACGCCAGGCGCCGGGAGGGGCTGGGCCTCATCGAGGCCGTGGTCCGCGGCACGAAGGACCGCGTCCGGCCGATCTTCATGACCACGATGACGACCGTCTTCGGCATGCTGCCGATGCTCCTGATCAGCGCCCAGGAGAACAAGCGCCAGATCTGGACGTCGCTGGCCCTGTGCACGGTCGGGGGGATGACGTCATCGACGCTGCTCATCCTCATCGTCATCCCGGTCCTTTACTATCACTGGGACGGCCTGCGGGCCTGGGGCGCCGAGAAGGCCCGCGAAGCCCGGGACCTTTTCGGGCCCCGGAGGGCCGGCGGAGCGGCGCCGCGGGAGAACGACCCGTTCGCCGACCGGCGGGGCTAG
- the mtnA gene encoding S-methyl-5-thioribose-1-phosphate isomerase translates to MLPTIAWRGRSVIMIDQRKLPGQETYVRCRTYIQVAQAIEKMVVRGAPAIGIAAAYGLVLGMMAANAETGRSIERDFEKVYRRLERTRPTARNLFWALERMKAVYERTRTEGLRAIRAALLGEARAIEREDAETNRAIGHHGQALLRDGMTVLTHCNAGALATAEYGTALGIIRAAAAEGKRIRVFADETRPFLQGARLTVWELDRDGIPVVLITDGMAGWFMRRGEIQAVVVGADRIARNGDTANKIGTYSAAVLARENGLPFYVAAPESTIDRTLPDGGGIPIEERNPDEVRQVGGRLLTLPYAEVRNPAFDVTPAKYITAIVTERGVHRPPYETSLRGR, encoded by the coding sequence ATGCTGCCGACGATCGCCTGGCGGGGCCGTTCCGTCATCATGATCGACCAGCGCAAGCTGCCCGGGCAGGAGACCTACGTCCGCTGCCGCACCTACATCCAGGTGGCCCAGGCCATCGAGAAGATGGTCGTCCGGGGGGCGCCGGCCATCGGCATCGCGGCCGCCTACGGGCTGGTCCTGGGGATGATGGCCGCGAACGCCGAGACGGGGCGGTCGATCGAGCGCGATTTCGAGAAGGTCTACAGGCGCCTCGAGCGGACCCGGCCGACGGCCCGGAACCTGTTCTGGGCCCTCGAACGGATGAAGGCCGTCTATGAGCGGACGCGGACCGAAGGGCTGCGGGCCATCCGGGCCGCGCTCCTCGGGGAGGCCAGGGCCATCGAGCGCGAGGACGCCGAGACGAACCGGGCCATCGGGCATCACGGCCAGGCGCTTCTCCGCGACGGCATGACCGTGCTGACCCACTGTAACGCCGGGGCCCTGGCCACGGCCGAGTACGGCACCGCCCTGGGCATCATCCGGGCCGCCGCGGCCGAGGGCAAGCGCATCCGGGTTTTCGCCGACGAGACGCGGCCCTTCCTCCAGGGCGCCCGGCTGACCGTCTGGGAGCTCGACCGGGACGGCATCCCCGTCGTCCTCATCACCGACGGCATGGCCGGCTGGTTCATGCGCCGGGGCGAGATCCAGGCGGTCGTGGTCGGGGCCGACCGCATCGCCCGCAACGGCGACACGGCCAACAAGATCGGCACCTATTCCGCGGCCGTGCTGGCCAGGGAGAACGGCCTGCCGTTCTACGTCGCGGCCCCCGAGAGCACCATCGACCGGACCCTCCCGGACGGCGGCGGCATCCCCATCGAGGAGCGGAACCCGGACGAGGTCCGCCAGGTCGGCGGCCGCCTGCTGACCTTGCCCTACGCCGAGGTCCGCAACCCCGCCTTCGACGTCACGCCGGCCAAATACATCACGGCCATCGTCACCGAGCGCGGCGTCCATCGCCCGCCCTACGAAACCAGCCTGCGCGGGCGCTGA
- the lepA gene encoding translation elongation factor 4, with protein MKNIRNFSIIAHVDHGKSTLADRFIELTGALSARELKEQVLDTMDLERERGITIKAQTVRLNYRSRSGEEFVFDLIDTPGHVDFSYEVSRSLSACDGALLVIDASQGVEAQTLANTYLAIQNDLVLVPVINKIDLPQIQIEDSLEQMEHILGLPRSEALLVSAKTGQGLPELFEAVVQRIPPPKGDPDAPLQALLFDSWFDVYRGVVVLVRIVDGELRAGDRIVLMASGAEYEAEEVGYLTPKPVKSGVLRTGEVGYLVAGIKKLSDARVGDTVTRRDRPAARALPGFKEAKPMVFCGVFPAGESNIEELRDAMEKLRLNDASFQYVPENSPALGLGFRAGFLGLLHREIVQERLERDYGLTLITTAPSVGYRVTDRKGETFEIHNPSEMPEPTEVARIEEPIIEAVILTPDRYLGNLFKLLEERRGVQKKMEYIGPGRVLLTYALPLNEVVFDFYNQLKQLSQGYASLDYEFAGYREGPLVKLDILINGDAVDALSLIVHEDKAVTIGRALVERMRKVIPRQQYEVALQAAVGKRVIARETVKPFRKDVLAKLYGGDYTRKMKVLEKQKAGKKRMRRVGKVDIPQEAFLAILEVK; from the coding sequence CGGTTCATCGAGCTGACCGGGGCCCTGTCCGCCCGGGAGCTCAAGGAGCAGGTCCTGGACACCATGGACCTCGAGCGGGAGCGCGGCATCACCATCAAGGCCCAGACCGTCCGCCTGAATTACCGCAGCCGCTCCGGGGAGGAATTCGTCTTCGACCTAATCGACACCCCCGGCCATGTCGATTTCTCCTACGAGGTCTCGCGGAGCCTGAGCGCCTGCGACGGGGCCCTCCTCGTCATCGACGCCTCCCAGGGGGTCGAGGCCCAGACCCTGGCCAACACCTACCTGGCCATCCAGAACGACCTGGTCCTCGTCCCGGTCATCAACAAGATCGACCTGCCCCAGATCCAGATCGAGGACTCCCTCGAGCAGATGGAGCACATCCTCGGCCTGCCCCGGTCGGAGGCCCTGCTCGTCAGCGCCAAGACGGGCCAGGGCCTGCCCGAGCTCTTCGAGGCCGTGGTCCAGCGCATCCCGCCGCCGAAAGGCGACCCCGATGCGCCCCTCCAGGCCCTGCTCTTCGATTCCTGGTTCGACGTCTACCGCGGCGTCGTCGTCCTCGTCCGGATCGTCGACGGCGAGCTGCGGGCCGGCGACCGGATCGTCCTCATGGCCTCGGGCGCGGAGTACGAGGCCGAGGAGGTCGGCTACCTCACGCCCAAGCCGGTCAAGTCCGGCGTCCTGAGGACGGGCGAGGTCGGCTATCTCGTCGCCGGGATCAAGAAGCTCAGCGACGCCCGGGTCGGCGACACGGTCACGCGCCGGGACCGCCCGGCCGCCCGGGCCCTGCCCGGCTTCAAAGAGGCCAAGCCCATGGTTTTCTGCGGCGTCTTCCCGGCCGGCGAGAGCAACATCGAGGAGCTCCGCGACGCCATGGAGAAGCTCCGCCTCAACGACGCCTCGTTCCAGTACGTGCCGGAGAACTCGCCGGCGCTGGGACTGGGCTTCCGGGCCGGCTTCCTGGGCCTCCTCCACCGGGAGATCGTCCAGGAGCGGCTCGAGCGCGACTACGGCCTGACCCTGATCACGACCGCCCCGAGCGTCGGCTACCGCGTGACCGACCGCAAAGGGGAGACTTTCGAGATCCACAACCCCTCGGAGATGCCCGAGCCGACCGAGGTCGCCCGGATCGAGGAGCCGATCATCGAGGCCGTCATCCTGACGCCCGACCGCTACCTCGGCAACCTGTTCAAGCTCCTCGAGGAACGGCGGGGCGTCCAGAAGAAGATGGAGTACATCGGTCCGGGGCGCGTGCTGCTGACCTACGCCCTGCCGCTCAACGAGGTCGTCTTCGACTTCTACAACCAGCTCAAGCAGCTGTCGCAGGGCTACGCCTCGCTCGACTACGAGTTCGCCGGCTATCGCGAGGGGCCGCTGGTCAAGCTCGACATCCTCATCAACGGCGATGCCGTCGACGCGCTCTCGCTCATCGTCCACGAGGACAAGGCCGTGACGATCGGCCGGGCGCTCGTCGAGCGCATGCGCAAGGTCATCCCGCGGCAGCAGTACGAGGTCGCCCTCCAGGCCGCCGTCGGCAAGCGGGTCATCGCCCGGGAGACGGTCAAGCCTTTCCGCAAGGACGTCCTGGCCAAGCTCTACGGCGGCGATTATACCCGCAAGATGAAGGTGCTGGAGAAGCAGAAAGCCGGCAAAAAGCGGATGCGGCGCGTCGGCAAGGTGGATATCCCCCAGGAGGCCTTCCTGGCCATCCTGGAAGTCAAATAG
- a CDS encoding efflux RND transporter permease subunit, which translates to MKLAKLAVDRPVTMYMFYFAVILLGAVSLRELSVDLLPDISYPRLSVITNYPGVAPEEVETLITAPLESAVSRVPGLRRVESVSKEGVSLLTLEFDWGTDMDFTMLHTREQLDNAKDRFPEDAESPTIIPLDPQSRPIMTLALSGDRTLLELKELAEELIKPRLEQIEGVGSAEITGGVEREIQIEADPAKLALYALTIEDIAARVDAFNRNLQGGTIRKGTFKYALRVVGEFESLDEIAEIGLLVTKEGGVVRLRDVARVLDSVKERQGMTRLDGAESIGLLVRKESGANTVKVTRLVREAIGQIRRENPGIALSVVSEQARTIEGAIGAVKSELWQGAVLAFLTLLIFLQEWKTPLIIGTVIPVSIIGAFSLLFFGHITLNIMSLGGLALAVGMLDDCSVVVSENIFRHRSLGKGLKEAAYVGTREVGPAVISTALTTIVVFLPVIYVHGVAGQLFKDTALTVTFALLASLLVSLTLIATLESREFDFGMGRERRWRFTWGLGRIWKPRRAAAAAPAGDCPGDPADPSGPAAGPPAKTRSRRPAFLVYPVRAVRVAVYAVFKAAGFALNVLVSFVVQLAAFAGHYLALPFRPLLKLAYGAFNAVYNRFIDGYQRFLGWSLDHKGRVMAWTVVFFVIVFALGGLIRRELMPPMETTTFELDLKMPVDFSFEQTTEMSVMLESHLRRLAPVKTVLSQVGIVSGMESADPSISVNSARLYVEVRRPRDLGGVLDAARDRLARFPDIAYTVVREDSTFSQFLALSGAEIGLQVKGKDLDRLKAIAADLTSRLAAIPGIADVTTNIGEGKPEFKVTVNKEALGRYPGLSPATIGDFLVSAVRGRVATQFREMEKKYDILVRLDDASRENIETLLGETLPFEGRAVPLRDLVSYEIVRGPREIRRENQQREVLVSANLRGRKLSEVTPAVDKAIAGLRLPTDYRVAWSGEREEMSRSFKSLVLALLLAALLTYMIMAAQFESLVHPFIVMLTLPMGAAGAIVALLLTGGTYNVISIIGLVVLVGIVVDNATVKIDYTNQLRRGGMPLRQAVEEGSHVRLRPILMSTGSTLVGLIPMALAMERGAELMQPLAVVVIGGLTFSTFMTLILIPVAYEWVESRKR; encoded by the coding sequence ATGAAGCTCGCCAAGCTGGCCGTCGACCGGCCGGTGACGATGTACATGTTCTACTTCGCCGTCATCCTCCTCGGCGCCGTCTCGCTCCGGGAGCTCTCGGTCGACCTCCTGCCCGACATCAGCTATCCGCGGCTTTCGGTCATCACCAACTACCCCGGCGTCGCGCCCGAGGAGGTCGAGACGCTCATCACCGCGCCGCTCGAGTCGGCCGTCAGCCGCGTCCCCGGCCTGCGCCGCGTCGAGTCGGTCTCCAAGGAGGGCGTTTCGCTCCTGACCCTCGAGTTCGACTGGGGCACGGACATGGACTTCACCATGCTCCACACCCGCGAGCAGCTCGACAACGCCAAGGACCGCTTCCCCGAGGACGCGGAGAGCCCGACGATCATCCCGCTCGACCCGCAGAGCCGGCCGATCATGACCCTGGCCCTGTCCGGCGACAGGACGCTCCTCGAGCTCAAGGAGCTGGCCGAGGAGCTCATCAAGCCCCGCCTCGAGCAGATCGAGGGCGTCGGCTCGGCCGAGATCACCGGCGGCGTCGAGCGCGAGATCCAGATCGAGGCCGATCCCGCCAAGCTGGCCCTCTACGCCCTGACCATCGAGGACATAGCCGCGCGCGTCGACGCCTTCAACCGCAACCTCCAGGGCGGGACCATCCGCAAGGGGACGTTCAAGTACGCCCTCCGCGTCGTCGGCGAGTTCGAGTCGCTCGACGAGATCGCCGAGATCGGCCTCCTCGTCACCAAGGAGGGCGGCGTCGTCCGCCTCCGCGACGTGGCCCGGGTCCTGGACTCGGTCAAGGAGCGCCAGGGCATGACCCGCCTGGACGGCGCCGAGAGCATCGGCCTCCTCGTCCGCAAGGAGTCCGGGGCCAACACGGTCAAGGTTACCAGGCTCGTCCGCGAGGCCATCGGCCAGATCCGCCGGGAGAACCCCGGCATCGCGCTGAGCGTCGTCAGCGAGCAGGCCCGGACGATCGAGGGGGCCATCGGGGCCGTCAAGAGCGAGCTCTGGCAGGGCGCCGTGCTGGCCTTCCTGACCCTGCTCATCTTCCTTCAGGAATGGAAGACGCCGCTCATAATCGGCACGGTCATCCCGGTCTCGATCATCGGGGCCTTCAGCTTGCTCTTCTTCGGCCACATCACCCTCAACATCATGTCTCTCGGCGGCCTGGCCCTGGCGGTGGGCATGCTCGACGACTGCTCCGTCGTCGTCTCGGAGAACATCTTCCGGCACCGCAGCCTCGGCAAGGGGCTGAAGGAGGCGGCCTACGTCGGGACCAGGGAGGTCGGCCCGGCGGTCATCTCGACGGCCCTGACGACCATCGTCGTCTTCCTGCCGGTCATCTACGTTCACGGCGTGGCCGGCCAGCTCTTCAAGGACACGGCCCTGACCGTCACCTTCGCCCTGCTGGCCTCGCTCCTCGTCTCCCTGACCCTGATCGCGACGCTCGAATCGCGCGAATTCGATTTCGGCATGGGCCGGGAGCGGCGCTGGCGCTTCACCTGGGGCCTGGGCCGGATCTGGAAGCCGCGGCGAGCGGCGGCCGCCGCCCCCGCCGGCGACTGCCCGGGCGATCCGGCCGACCCGTCCGGCCCGGCCGCGGGCCCGCCCGCGAAGACGCGATCGCGCCGGCCCGCTTTTCTGGTCTACCCCGTCCGGGCCGTCCGCGTGGCCGTCTACGCGGTCTTCAAGGCCGCCGGCTTCGCCCTCAACGTCCTTGTGAGCTTCGTCGTCCAGCTGGCCGCGTTCGCCGGGCACTATCTTGCCCTGCCCTTCCGCCCGCTCCTCAAGCTGGCCTACGGGGCCTTCAACGCCGTCTACAACCGGTTCATCGACGGCTACCAGCGCTTCCTCGGCTGGAGCCTCGACCACAAGGGCCGGGTCATGGCCTGGACGGTCGTCTTCTTCGTCATCGTCTTCGCCCTGGGCGGCCTCATCCGCCGCGAGCTCATGCCGCCGATGGAGACGACGACGTTCGAGCTCGACCTGAAGATGCCCGTCGATTTTTCCTTCGAGCAGACGACCGAGATGTCCGTGATGCTCGAGTCGCACCTGCGGCGCCTCGCCCCGGTCAAGACCGTCCTGTCGCAGGTCGGGATCGTCAGCGGCATGGAGAGCGCCGATCCCTCGATCTCCGTCAACTCGGCCCGCCTCTACGTCGAGGTCCGCAGGCCCAGGGACCTCGGGGGCGTCCTCGACGCCGCCCGCGACCGGCTGGCCCGCTTCCCCGACATCGCCTATACCGTCGTCCGCGAGGATTCGACGTTCAGTCAGTTCCTGGCCCTGTCGGGGGCCGAGATCGGCCTCCAGGTCAAGGGCAAGGACCTCGACCGCCTCAAGGCGATCGCGGCCGACCTGACGTCGCGGCTGGCCGCCATCCCCGGCATCGCCGACGTGACGACGAATATCGGCGAGGGCAAGCCCGAGTTCAAGGTCACGGTCAACAAGGAGGCCCTCGGGAGGTACCCGGGCCTCTCGCCCGCGACGATCGGCGATTTCCTCGTCAGCGCCGTGCGCGGCCGGGTGGCCACCCAGTTCCGGGAGATGGAGAAGAAATACGATATCCTCGTCCGCCTCGACGACGCCTCGCGCGAGAACATCGAGACCCTGCTCGGCGAGACCCTGCCCTTCGAGGGCCGGGCCGTCCCGCTCCGCGATCTCGTGTCCTACGAGATCGTCCGCGGCCCCCGCGAGATCCGCCGCGAGAACCAGCAGCGCGAGGTCCTCGTCTCGGCCAACCTCAGGGGCCGCAAGCTCAGCGAGGTGACGCCGGCCGTCGACAAGGCCATCGCCGGCCTGCGCCTGCCGACCGACTACCGCGTCGCCTGGAGCGGCGAGCGCGAGGAGATGTCGCGCTCCTTCAAGTCGCTCGTCCTGGCCCTGCTCCTCGCGGCGCTCCTGACCTACATGATCATGGCCGCCCAGTTCGAATCCCTCGTCCATCCCTTCATCGTCATGCTCACCCTGCCCATGGGCGCGGCCGGGGCCATCGTCGCCCTGCTCCTGACGGGCGGGACTTACAACGTCATCTCGATCATCGGCCTGGTCGTCCTGGTCGGCATCGTCGTCGACAACGCCACGGTCAAGATCGACTACACCAACCAGCTCCGGCGCGGCGGGATGCCCCTGCGGCAGGCCGTCGAGGAGGGCAGCCACGTCCGGTTGCGGCCGATCCTCATGTCCACGGGCAGCACGCTCGTCGGCCTCATCCCCATGGCCCTGGCCATGGAGCGCGGGGCCGAGCTCATGCAGCCGCTGGCCGTCGTCGTCATCGGCGGCCTGACCTTCTCGACCTTCATGACCCTGATCCTGATCCCCGTGGCCTATGAGTGGGTGGAGAGCCGCAAGCGATGA
- a CDS encoding NHL repeat-containing protein, which produces MKKALSRTVTAIIILLFGLAAAAPAAPQKIETVDGVRIVHNNPGGVWGKTPKVALELVRKIGDIDTEDEHLAFNFPSDVAVDKDGNIYILDSANARVQEFGPDGRYLATIGRKGQGPGEFIMPDSLDFDKDGNLVVADSFQNRVQVVIGGGRDVRSIVIKEGMISGVRPLASGDLAGKASTYSFPRQGQPAKTAGEMRLFRRIAPDGRIAASFGLLTDFGEPMTNAMGNAAQYAIDGQGAFAVSFNAQNRVEKYAPDGTLLWRADRPLGYDTAVRKKGKIEQTGQGISMSAPEMNRCSAGVAVDGRGRIWVLTCARQLRKEEEVRTSMTSVGGRAGVSSVSVKTEGNTDLRTTDAFRLDVFAPDGVLLGQVPLAHFADVIRIAGDSLFLIDRERGVTVYQYRIVEK; this is translated from the coding sequence ATGAAAAAGGCACTGTCCAGGACCGTTACCGCGATCATCATCCTCCTATTCGGCCTCGCGGCCGCCGCGCCGGCGGCGCCGCAGAAGATCGAGACCGTCGACGGAGTCCGCATCGTCCACAACAATCCGGGCGGCGTGTGGGGGAAGACCCCCAAGGTCGCCCTCGAGCTCGTCCGCAAGATCGGCGACATAGACACCGAGGACGAACATCTGGCCTTCAACTTCCCCTCCGACGTCGCCGTGGACAAGGACGGCAACATCTACATCCTGGATTCCGCCAACGCCCGCGTTCAAGAATTCGGCCCCGATGGCCGGTACCTGGCCACTATCGGCCGCAAGGGCCAGGGGCCGGGCGAGTTCATCATGCCGGATTCTCTCGATTTTGACAAGGACGGGAACCTCGTCGTGGCCGACTCGTTCCAGAATCGCGTCCAGGTCGTCATCGGCGGCGGCCGGGACGTCCGGTCCATCGTCATCAAAGAGGGGATGATCAGCGGCGTTCGTCCCCTGGCGTCCGGGGATCTCGCGGGCAAGGCTTCGACCTATTCCTTCCCCCGGCAAGGCCAGCCGGCCAAGACCGCCGGCGAGATGCGCCTGTTCCGGCGGATCGCGCCGGACGGCCGGATCGCCGCCTCGTTCGGCCTTCTGACCGATTTCGGAGAGCCCATGACCAACGCCATGGGGAACGCCGCTCAATACGCTATCGACGGGCAGGGCGCCTTCGCCGTCAGCTTCAACGCCCAGAACAGGGTCGAGAAGTACGCTCCGGACGGGACGCTCCTCTGGCGGGCCGACCGCCCGCTCGGCTATGACACCGCGGTCCGGAAGAAAGGCAAGATCGAGCAGACCGGCCAGGGCATCTCGATGTCCGCGCCGGAGATGAACCGCTGCTCCGCGGGCGTCGCCGTCGACGGCCGGGGGCGGATCTGGGTCCTGACCTGCGCCCGCCAGCTCAGGAAAGAGGAAGAGGTCCGGACCTCGATGACGAGCGTCGGCGGCCGCGCCGGCGTCAGCAGCGTCTCCGTCAAGACCGAAGGCAACACGGACCTCCGGACGACGGACGCCTTCCGGCTCGACGTCTTTGCCCCGGACGGCGTCCTCCTCGGCCAGGTCCCGCTCGCCCATTTCGCCGACGTCATCCGCATCGCCGGCGACAGCCTGTTCCTCATCGACCGCGAGCGCGGCGTCACGGTCTACCAGTACCGGATCGTGGAGAAATGA